Genomic DNA from Azospirillum sp. B510:
GTCGTCGGCGCCATCACGCCCTGGAACTTCCCGCTGTCGATGGCGGGCTGGAAGCTCGGCCCGGCGCTGGCCGCCGGCAACGCGGTGGTGCTGAAGCCGTCGGAGATGACGCCCTTCTCCACCGTCCTGCTGGCCCAACTGGCGGTTAAGGCCGGGCTGCCCGCCGGGCTGATCAACATCGTGCTGGGCGACGGCCCGACCACCGGCACGGCCATCACCCGCCATCCCGGCATCGCCAAGGTCAGCTTCACCGGATCGACGGCGGCCGGCTCGGCGATCATGGCCGACATCGCCCGCAGCGGCGTCAAGCCAATGACGCTGGAACTGGGCGGCAAGAGCCCGCAGATCGTCTTCGCCGACGCCGACCTCGACAAGGCGGCGGCGGCCATCGCCACCAGCGTGCTCTCCAACGCCGGCCAGGCCTGCGTCGCCGGATCGCGCCTGCTGGTCGAAAGAGCGGTGGCCGAACCGCTGGTCGAGCGGATTCTGAACCACATGCGCGCCGTCCGCCCCGGCCCGACCTGGAAGGAGGAGACGCGCTATTCCCCGATCATCTCCGAACGGCAGCGCGCCCGCATCCATTCCATCGTGTCGGCCTCGCTCACCGGGGCGGCGGAATGCCTGACCGGCGGCGCGCCGATGGAGGGCGAGGGCTATTTCTACGCGCCGACCCTGATCGCCGGGGTCGACCAGATCTCCCCCGCCGTGATGGAGGAGATCTTCGGCCCGGTGCTGACCGTGCAGAGCTTCGACGGCGAGGAAGAGGCGATGGCGCTGGCCGACCATCCCACCTACGGGCTGGCCGCCGGCCTCTACACCCGCGACCTGTCGCGCGCCCTGCGCCTGACCCGGCGGCTCCAGGCCGGGACGGTGTGGGTCAACCGCTATGGCCGCTCGCGCGACCATATCCTGCCGACCGGCGGCTACAAGCGTTCCGGCATCGGCAAGGATCTGGGCCGCGAGGCCTATCTCGCCAACCGCCGCAGCAAGAGCGTGCTGATCGGCCTTTAGGGGACGTTCGATGAAGATCCACTCAATCGCGATCATCAAGGGCGACGGCATCGGGCATCCCGTGATCGACGCCGCCTGGGAGGTTCTGCGGGCGGTGGCGAAGCAATCCGGCTTCGCGCTGGAGGGCACCGAGCTGCCCTGGTCCTGCGCCCATTACCAGGAAACCGGCACGATGATGCCGGCCGACGGCATCGACACGCTGCGCCGCTTCGACGCCATCCTGCTGGGCGCCGTCGGCTGGCCGGCGCAGGTGCCGGACGCGGTGTCGCTGCATGGGCTGCTGCTGCCGATCCGCAAGGCCTTCGACCAGTATGCCAACGTCCGGCCGCACCGGCTGTTGCCGGGGGTGGAGGGGCCGCTGCGCCGCGGCGGCTTCGACATCCTGTGCATCCGTGAGAACACCGAGGGCGAATATGCCGGGGCCGGCGGGCGCATCCATCAGGGAACGCCGCATGAGGTGGCGGTGGAGACCGGAATCTTCACCCGCATGGGGGTGGAGCGCATCCTGCGCTTCGCCTTCGCCCAGGCCCGCGCCCGGCGCGGCAAGCTGGCCTCCGTCACCAAATCGAACGCGCAGAAGCATTCGATGGTGTTCTGGGACGAGATCACCCGCCAGCTCGCCGCCGAGCATCCGGATGTCGAGGTGACCAGCTATCATGTCGACGCCATGGCCGCGCGCATGGTGACGGCGCCGGAAAGCCTGGACGTCGTCGTCGCCTCCAACCTGTTCGGCGACATCCTGACCGATCTGGGCGCCGCGATCCAGGGCGGGCTGGGCTTCGCCGCCTCGGCAAACCTCAATCCCGAGCGCAAGGCGCCGTCGATGTTCGAGCCGGTGCACGGCTCGGCCCCCGACATCGCCCATCTCGGCATCGCCAATCCGATCGCCGCCATCTGGTCCGGCGCCATGATGCTGGAACATCTGGGGGAGAAGGCCGCCGCCGACCGCCTCATGGCGGCGCTGGGCGACACCACCGCGCGCGGCATCGGCACCGTCCCCGGCAAGGACCGGACGGACGCGATCACCGCCGCCGTGCTGTCGGCGCTCTCCTGATGTTCCCGGCCCCGAATCCCTACGCAGCGGAAAAAGACACCATCATGACCCATCACCTGACGGATTCCACCCTGTTCCGCGTCCAGGGGCTGATAGACGGACGCTGGTGCGACGGCGCCGCCGGGCGGACCATCGACGTCCTGAATCCGGCGACCGGCCACGCCCTCGGAAGCGTTCCCGACATGGATGGCGAGGATGCGCGCCGCGCCATCGCCGCCGCCGCCGCCGCCTTCCCCGCCTGGAAGCGGCGCACCCATGCCGACCGCGCCGCGCTGCTGGAGCGCTGGCACGCGCTGATGATCGAGCATCTGGAGGATCTGGCCCGGCTGCTGACGCTGGAGCAGGGCAAGCCGCTGGACGAGGCGCGCGGCGAGATCCGCTATGGCGCCTCCTTCGTCAAATGGTTCGCCGAGGAAGCGCGGCGCATCGGCGGCACGACCATCCCCTCCCCCACCCCCGACCGCCGCATCATCGTGCTGAAGGAGCCGGTCGGCGTCTGCGGCATCATCACGCCGTGGAACTTCCCCAACGCCATGATCACCCGCAAGGTGGCCCCGGCGCTGGCCGCCGGCTGCACCGTGGTAATCAAGCCGTCGGACTTCACCCCCTATTCGGCGCTGGCGCTCGGCGTGCTGGCCGAACGGGCCGGCATTCCGGCCGGCGTGATCAACATCCTGACCGGCCGGCCCGAGGCCATCGGCGAGGAGCTTCTGGCGAACGATGTTGTCCGCAAGATCTCCTTCACCGGCTCCACCCGCGTCGGATCGCTGCTGATGCGCGGCGCCGCCGCCGGCATCAAGCGGCTGAGCCTGGAGCTTGGCGGCAACGCCCCCTTCATCGTCTTCGACGACGCCGATCTTGATCAGGCGGTGGAGGGCGTCATCCTGTCCAAGTTCCGCAACGGCGGCCAGACCTGCGTCTGCGCCAACCGCATCCTGGTGCAGGCGAGCGTCTACGAGGCGTTCCGCGACCGTCTGGTCGCCCGCGTCAACGCCATGCGGGTCGGCTCCGGGCTGGAACCGGGCGTCGCCATCGGCCCGATGATCAACGAGGCCGCCATCACCAAGATCAAGCGCCATGTCGCCGACGCGGTCGCCAAGGGTGCGAGCGTCGCGTCCGCCGCCGACGCCGCGCCGGGTCCGCAATTCGTCGCCCCGGTGGTGCTGACCGGCGCCACCACCGACATGCTGCTCGCCCACGAGGAAACCTTCGGCCCGGTGGCGCCGCTGTTCCGCTTCGAGACGGAGGAGGAGGCGATCGCACTGGCCAACGCCACGCCCTTCGGTCTTGCCGCCTATTTCTACACGCGGAACCTGGCGCGCTCCTGGCGGGTCGGCGAAGCGCTGGAGGCCGGCATGGTCGGTCTGAACACCGGCCTGATCTCCACCGAGGTCGCCCCGTTCGGCGGCGTCAAGCAGTCCGGCCTGGGCCGCGAAGGGGCCCAGGTTGGCATCGAGGAGTATCTGGAAATGAAGACCTTCCACATCGGCGGGTTGGGCTGAGACACGGGAACGAAAAAAGCCCGGCGGGAGCGAAGCACTCCCGCCGGGCTTTGCTGTTCCAGACTGTCACTGAATCCGGTCGAGCGCCTTGTAATACAACCCGACCAGCGGCAGGAACCAGGGCTTGCCGAAATGACCGGGCACGGCGGGCCAGGACAGGCCCTTCAGCGGATTGCGATCCTCACACCCCAGGATCGCGTCGGCCATGGTCATGCCGAGATGGGTCGACAGTTGCGCCCCATGGCCGGAATAGCCCATGGCGTACCACAGCCCGTCCTGACGGCCGGCGCGCGGATAGCGGTCGCTGGTCATGTCGACCAGCCCGCCCCAGCAATACTCGATGTCGATGCTGGCGAGCTGCGGAAAGATCTTCGCGAGGCTCGCCCGCAGGATCGCCCCGCTCTTGGCGTCGGACCGCTGGTCGGAGGTGGCCGAGAAGCGCGCCCGGCCGCCGAAGATCAGCCGCCGGTCCGGCGCCAGGCGGAAGTAGTTGCCGATGTTCATCGACGTCACATAGGTGCGGTTGCCGGGCGCCACCGACGCGATCTCCCCGTCGCTCAAGGGACGGGTGGCGATGATGAAGCTGCCGACCGAGATGATGCGGCGGCGGAAATAGCCGAAATTCGGCGTGGTGTAGGCACCGGTGGCGATCAGCACCTCCTTGGCGGTGATCGTGCCGCGCGCGGTGGTCAGCGTATGCCGGTCACCGGATTTGACGATGGCGCCGACCGACGCGTTCTCCACCAGCAGCGCGCCATGCCGTTTGGCCGCGTCCGCCAGACCGGTGGCGAAGCGGCCCATATGCATCATGGCGCTCTTGCGCGACAGCATGGCGCCATGGAAGGGAGAGCCGACCTCCCCCGTCAACTCCGCGGCGCTCAGCAGAGCCGTATCGGAATCAACCTCCCGGTGCACCGCCTCGAAATTGCGGGTTATGCTGTCGAAATGCGCAGGCTTGGACGCCAGCTTCAATTTCCCGGCCCGGCGGAAGGCGCAATCGATCCCCTCCTCGGCGATCAGCGCCTCCAGCGTGTCGATCGACTGGTCGAAGGCCCGGTAGAGGGCGATCGCGCGCTCCGTGCCCAGTTCGGTCTTGGCGGCGAGGAAGCTGTGGGCGAGGCCGTTGTTGAGATGCCCGCCGTTGCGCCCGGACGCCCCGCCGCCGATGCGTCCCGCCTCCAGCACGATCACCCGCGCGCCGCCCTTGGCGAGCTGGCGGGCGGCCCCCAGGCCGGTGAAGCCCCCTCCGACGATGGCGACATCGTAATGGCCCTCGACAGGCCCCTCGGCCCCCCCGGTGAAGGCGGGGGCCGTATCGTGCCAGTAGGAGACGAATTTCATGACCTGGGTCCTTCCCAATCGCAGCCTGAACCGAAGAAATCCCTTACAGACCCACCACGCCCGGCAGGCCGGAAATGTCGGCGATCTCGACATAGCCGTAATAGGGGTTGGCCGGCTCGTGGCCACGGTTGACCCACACCTTGTTGCGGATGCCGAGGTCATGGGCCGACATCAGGTCGTAGCGGAAGGAGGAGGAGCAGTGCAGGATATCCTCCGGCCCGCAGCCGAGCATGTCGAACATGTATTCGAACGCCTTGAAGCGCGGCTTGTAGGCCTGGGCCTGCTCGGCGGTGTAGACGGCGTGGAAGGGCGCGCCCAGCTTGGCAACGTTCGACGGGATCTGGTCGTTCATGGCGTTGGACAGGATGACCAGCGGGATTTCCTTGGCGACCTTGGCCAGCCCGGCCGGCACGTCGGCATGCGGCCCCCAGGTCGGCACCCGCTCGTAGACCATGCGTGCGTCCTCCTCGCGGAAGGCGACGTTGTTGCGCTTGCAGGTGCGCTCCAGCGAATTGTGCACGACCTCGGCATAGGGCTTCCAGTCGCCCATGATCTCGTCCAACCGGTAGGCGGCGAAATTCCTGATGAACTCCGTCATCCGCGCGGCGTCGAGGATCGACCCGTACAGATCGCGCGCGGCTTCGGCCATCTGAAAGTTGATCAGCGTGCCGTGGCAATCGAAGGTGACGTATTTCGGCCGGAACTGGCTCATTGCTGGGTCCTTTGAGATGGGGGAGCCTGAAGAGGGGGGAGCGCTGTGGAAGGGGGGCCGATCGGCGCCCGCCCCACGATCCTAGCCCCGCCGCGCGGCCCGGCCTGACCGAATTGCCCGGCGCGAAAGCACAAAGTTCCGTTTCCGTCTCGGCACTCAGCATTTGCTTGGGACGGAAACCGCGCCGGACCAACGCGAACGGGCGGAAAGCCCCCCTCGCGCGGGGATGGCGGCCGGCGTCACGGCATAAGATGCGGCGGGCCGCCGAAGCAAAGGTGAAAGATGTCGCGGCGAACGCCGCCTTCAGAGGAACGTCCGGGGGCGCTGCGCCCACTCTTGGAGACAGAGGGTGAAAGGACTGCCGATGAACAAGAACAAGCTTCAGTGTCTGGCTTTCGAGCCCGAGCATCTCAAGGACGCGGTCGCTCTGTCGCGGCAGGCGCAATGGCCGCACCGGCTGGAGGACTGGGCGCTGACCCTCTCGCTCAGCCAGGGGCTGGTCGCCATGGAGGATGGAGCGGACGGGCCGCGTGTGGTCGGCACCGTGCTGATGACCCCCTATGGCGACGACGCGGCCACCATCAACATGGTCATCGTCGATGAAAGCTGCCGCGGGCAGGGTCTCGGCCGCCTCCTGATGGACGAAGCGATGGCCCTGGCCGGAAGCCGCCCGCTGCGCCTCGTCGCCACCCGCGAAGGATTGCCGCTCTACGAGAAGCTGGGCTTCCGCGAGGCGGGCACCGTGCTCCAGCACCAGGGCGAAGCCGCCCCGATGCCGCTGGCGGCTACCGAGGACATCGCCGCCGCCGACCCGGACGACCGCGCCGCCATCGCAGCGCTCGACCATCAGGCCTTCGGCGCCGGGCGCGGGCTGCTGCTGGAGCGGCTGGCCGAGGTCGGAAGCGTCACCCTGCTGCGGCGGAACGGCGCGCCCGCCGGGTTCGCCGCCCTGCGCGACTTCGGGCGCGGGCAGGTCATCGGCCCGGTGGTGGCCCCCGATCCCGACGGCGCCAAGGCGCTGATCGGCCGGGTCATCGCCGCGCATCCCGGCGAATTCCTGCGGGTGGACACCACCGCCGACACCGGGCTGGGGCCCTGGCTGGCCGATTGCGGCCTGCGCCATGTCGGCGGCGGCATCGCCATGCGCCGTCCCGCCCCGACGGCGTCCGCCACGGCGGCGACCGCCGTTTCCACCTATGCGCTCGCCAGCCAGGCACTCGGCTGATCCGGAGAGGACCATGCTCAGCAATTCCCTGATCGAACTCGACCGCGCCCATCTGGTCCATCCCGTCGCCTCCTACCGCGGGCACGAGAAGGCCGGCGTCCGGGTGATCGCCTCCGGATCCGGGGCGACGGTCACCGACGCCACCGGACGCCAATTGGTGGATGGCTTCGCCGGCCTGTGGTGCGTCAATGCCGGCTACGGGCAGCAGAGCCTCGTCGACGCCGCCACCCGTCAGTTGCAGCAGTTGCCCTACGCCACCGGCTATTTCGGGCTGGGCAGCGAACCGGCGATCCGGCTGGCCGCCGCCCTGGCGGAACGCGCCCCCGGCGACCTCAACCATGTCTATTTCACGCTGGGCGGATCGGACGCGGTGGACAGCACCATCCGCTTCATCCGCTACTACTGGCAAGCCAAGGGCCAGCCGCAGCGCGACCAGTTCATCTCGGTGGAGCAGGGCTATCACGGCTCCTCGACCGTTGGGGCCGGATTGACCGCCCTGCCCGCCTTCCATGCCGGCTTCGGCATCCCTTATGACTGGCAGCACAAGATTCCGTCACACCATGCCTACCGCAACCCGGTGGGCGACGATCCCGACGCGATCATCGCCGCCTCACTGGCGGCCCTCGACGCCAAAATCGCCGAGATCGGCGGGCCGGAGCGGGTCGCCGCCTTCTATGCCGAGCCGATCCAGGGCTCGGGCGGCGTCCTGGTGCCGCCGGACGGCTGGATGAGGGCGATGGCCGACCGCTGCCGCGGCCTTGGCATCCTGTTCGTCGCCGACGAGGTGATCACCGGCTTCGGCCGTACCGGGCCGCTGTTCGCCTGCACCGAGGATGGCGTGGTCCCCGACCTGATGACCACGGCCAAGGGCCTGACCTCCGGCTATGTGCCGATGGGTGCGGTCTTCCTGTCCGACGCGGTTTATGCCACCATCGCCGACGCCGCCGGCACGTCCGCCGTCGGTCATGGCTACACCTATTCCGCCCACCCCGTCAGTGCCGCGGTGGGATTGGAGGCACTCCGCCTGTACGAGAATGGACTGCTTGCCAACGGCGTGAAGGCCGGGGCGCGGCTGATGGCCGGGCTGCGGGCGTTGCGCGACCATCCGCTGGTCGGCGACGTGCGTGGGCGCGGCATGCTGGCGGCCATCGAACTGGTGGTGGACAAGGAGCGCAAGACCCCTCTGCCCGCCGCCGCCGATCCGTCGCACCGGATCTTCGACCGGGCGTGGGACAACGGCTTGGTGATCCGGGCCTTCGCGAACGGCGTCCTCGGCTATGCCCCGCCGCTCTGCTGCACCGACGGGGACATCGACGCGATCCTGGAGCGCACCGCCCTTACGCTCGACCAGACCTTGGAGGATCCCGACATCCGCCGGGCCCTGCGATAAACCGGACGGGGGGCCATGGAAGAGGCCGTGGAAGAATCCGCGAAGCCCCCCGTATCCAGCATTTTCTGCTGTTTTGATGGCAATGATCGAGAGACCGGCATTGCGTCCATCGACCACACTGATAGCGACCACACTGACCAGGATCAAGACCGGTGCCGGGATGAAGACCGGCCAACCGGGCCACCTCCGAAGATGCCAAGGCGGCACGGCGTGCCGGCCCGATGCCCCGGCGAAGGATGCCGCCGGACCTGAAACGACCAGCCGGACCCGGTCCGCGCGGTCCTTGACTGAGGAGTTGGTGCGTTGCCCGAAGCCCTGACCAAGCCCCTGCCGAACTTCAAGTATCTGACCTTCGACGTCGTCGGCACCCTGATTGATTTCGAAGCCGGCATCACCGGATGCCTCGCCGCGATCGCGGCGGAAGCGGGAACAACGGTTGACGGCGAGGTGGCGCTGAGTCTCTACCGCGAAGCGCGCTACGCCGCGGATGCCGACCTGTTCCCCGACGATCTGGCGCGGGTCTATTCCGTCATCGCGCCGAAGCTCGGCCTTCCCGCCGGCGCGCGTTACGGCGAGCGGCTGCGGGATTCGGCGGCGGCCTGGGCCGGCTTTCCCGACAGCCGGGAGGCCATGGCCCGTCTCGCCAAGCGCTACAAGCTGATCGCGATGACCAACGCGCGGCGCTGGGCCTTCACTCACTTCTCCCGCGAACTGGGCGACCCGTTCTTCGCCGGCTTCACCGTCGACGACACCGGTGTCGAAAAACCCGATCCTGCCTTCTTCCAACAGGTGTTCGACTTCGTCGAACGCGACGGCGGCAGCCGGGACGACATCCTGCATGTCGCGCAAAGCCAGTATCACGACATCGGGGTTTCCCGCCGCCTGGGGCTGACCAACTGCTGGATCCAGCGGCGGCACGCCCAGAAAGGCTATGGCGGAACCATCGAACCCGCCGCATTCACCGAACCGGACTATCATTTCCGCTCGATGGCGGAACTGGCCGACGCCGTGGACGCCGCACAGGCGCCATCGACGGTCTCCGCGTAACCGGACAACCGGCACGCGCCAAAAAAGAAACGAACGAACAACACACGAACAGAGTGAGGCTGACATGACCAAGATGCCTGATAGCTGGACCCGTGCCGACGACGGCATGGTCGAAAGCGCCATCCGGCGGGGCGCCAACCGCCGCGATCTGTTGAAGATGCTGCTGGCGGGCGGCGTGTCGCTGTCCGCCGTCGATCTCGTCATCGGCCGCGCCCATGCCGCGGTGACGGACGAGCCGGTGAAGGGCGGCTCGCTGAAGGCCGCCG
This window encodes:
- a CDS encoding NAD-dependent succinate-semialdehyde dehydrogenase, which encodes MTHHLTDSTLFRVQGLIDGRWCDGAAGRTIDVLNPATGHALGSVPDMDGEDARRAIAAAAAAFPAWKRRTHADRAALLERWHALMIEHLEDLARLLTLEQGKPLDEARGEIRYGASFVKWFAEEARRIGGTTIPSPTPDRRIIVLKEPVGVCGIITPWNFPNAMITRKVAPALAAGCTVVIKPSDFTPYSALALGVLAERAGIPAGVINILTGRPEAIGEELLANDVVRKISFTGSTRVGSLLMRGAAAGIKRLSLELGGNAPFIVFDDADLDQAVEGVILSKFRNGGQTCVCANRILVQASVYEAFRDRLVARVNAMRVGSGLEPGVAIGPMINEAAITKIKRHVADAVAKGASVASAADAAPGPQFVAPVVLTGATTDMLLAHEETFGPVAPLFRFETEEEAIALANATPFGLAAYFYTRNLARSWRVGEALEAGMVGLNTGLISTEVAPFGGVKQSGLGREGAQVGIEEYLEMKTFHIGGLG
- a CDS encoding GNAT family N-acetyltransferase, with product MNKNKLQCLAFEPEHLKDAVALSRQAQWPHRLEDWALTLSLSQGLVAMEDGADGPRVVGTVLMTPYGDDAATINMVIVDESCRGQGLGRLLMDEAMALAGSRPLRLVATREGLPLYEKLGFREAGTVLQHQGEAAPMPLAATEDIAAADPDDRAAIAALDHQAFGAGRGLLLERLAEVGSVTLLRRNGAPAGFAALRDFGRGQVIGPVVAPDPDGAKALIGRVIAAHPGEFLRVDTTADTGLGPWLADCGLRHVGGGIAMRRPAPTASATAATAVSTYALASQALG
- a CDS encoding tartrate dehydrogenase yields the protein MKIHSIAIIKGDGIGHPVIDAAWEVLRAVAKQSGFALEGTELPWSCAHYQETGTMMPADGIDTLRRFDAILLGAVGWPAQVPDAVSLHGLLLPIRKAFDQYANVRPHRLLPGVEGPLRRGGFDILCIRENTEGEYAGAGGRIHQGTPHEVAVETGIFTRMGVERILRFAFAQARARRGKLASVTKSNAQKHSMVFWDEITRQLAAEHPDVEVTSYHVDAMAARMVTAPESLDVVVASNLFGDILTDLGAAIQGGLGFAASANLNPERKAPSMFEPVHGSAPDIAHLGIANPIAAIWSGAMMLEHLGEKAAADRLMAALGDTTARGIGTVPGKDRTDAITAAVLSALS
- a CDS encoding haloacid dehalogenase type II, which translates into the protein MSQFRPKYVTFDCHGTLINFQMAEAARDLYGSILDAARMTEFIRNFAAYRLDEIMGDWKPYAEVVHNSLERTCKRNNVAFREEDARMVYERVPTWGPHADVPAGLAKVAKEIPLVILSNAMNDQIPSNVAKLGAPFHAVYTAEQAQAYKPRFKAFEYMFDMLGCGPEDILHCSSSFRYDLMSAHDLGIRNKVWVNRGHEPANPYYGYVEIADISGLPGVVGL
- a CDS encoding HAD-IA family hydrolase, with amino-acid sequence MPEALTKPLPNFKYLTFDVVGTLIDFEAGITGCLAAIAAEAGTTVDGEVALSLYREARYAADADLFPDDLARVYSVIAPKLGLPAGARYGERLRDSAAAWAGFPDSREAMARLAKRYKLIAMTNARRWAFTHFSRELGDPFFAGFTVDDTGVEKPDPAFFQQVFDFVERDGGSRDDILHVAQSQYHDIGVSRRLGLTNCWIQRRHAQKGYGGTIEPAAFTEPDYHFRSMAELADAVDAAQAPSTVSA
- a CDS encoding NAD(P)/FAD-dependent oxidoreductase, producing the protein MKFVSYWHDTAPAFTGGAEGPVEGHYDVAIVGGGFTGLGAARQLAKGGARVIVLEAGRIGGGASGRNGGHLNNGLAHSFLAAKTELGTERAIALYRAFDQSIDTLEALIAEEGIDCAFRRAGKLKLASKPAHFDSITRNFEAVHREVDSDTALLSAAELTGEVGSPFHGAMLSRKSAMMHMGRFATGLADAAKRHGALLVENASVGAIVKSGDRHTLTTARGTITAKEVLIATGAYTTPNFGYFRRRIISVGSFIIATRPLSDGEIASVAPGNRTYVTSMNIGNYFRLAPDRRLIFGGRARFSATSDQRSDAKSGAILRASLAKIFPQLASIDIEYCWGGLVDMTSDRYPRAGRQDGLWYAMGYSGHGAQLSTHLGMTMADAILGCEDRNPLKGLSWPAVPGHFGKPWFLPLVGLYYKALDRIQ
- a CDS encoding aldehyde dehydrogenase family protein, which translates into the protein MSLSFDPDRLPLPIGHFIGDHLIPAATATEGGLPMHRPSDGRAYADCPVASADLVDQAVATAQVALKTSNWGNLRPRERTILLQRWATLIEEEAETLAKVEALSSTRPVGQLVAGDVAVTAEQIRFFAEFADKEGGDLAPTDDGSLGMVMTEPYGVVGAITPWNFPLSMAGWKLGPALAAGNAVVLKPSEMTPFSTVLLAQLAVKAGLPAGLINIVLGDGPTTGTAITRHPGIAKVSFTGSTAAGSAIMADIARSGVKPMTLELGGKSPQIVFADADLDKAAAAIATSVLSNAGQACVAGSRLLVERAVAEPLVERILNHMRAVRPGPTWKEETRYSPIISERQRARIHSIVSASLTGAAECLTGGAPMEGEGYFYAPTLIAGVDQISPAVMEEIFGPVLTVQSFDGEEEAMALADHPTYGLAAGLYTRDLSRALRLTRRLQAGTVWVNRYGRSRDHILPTGGYKRSGIGKDLGREAYLANRRSKSVLIGL
- a CDS encoding aspartate aminotransferase family protein, giving the protein MLSNSLIELDRAHLVHPVASYRGHEKAGVRVIASGSGATVTDATGRQLVDGFAGLWCVNAGYGQQSLVDAATRQLQQLPYATGYFGLGSEPAIRLAAALAERAPGDLNHVYFTLGGSDAVDSTIRFIRYYWQAKGQPQRDQFISVEQGYHGSSTVGAGLTALPAFHAGFGIPYDWQHKIPSHHAYRNPVGDDPDAIIAASLAALDAKIAEIGGPERVAAFYAEPIQGSGGVLVPPDGWMRAMADRCRGLGILFVADEVITGFGRTGPLFACTEDGVVPDLMTTAKGLTSGYVPMGAVFLSDAVYATIADAAGTSAVGHGYTYSAHPVSAAVGLEALRLYENGLLANGVKAGARLMAGLRALRDHPLVGDVRGRGMLAAIELVVDKERKTPLPAAADPSHRIFDRAWDNGLVIRAFANGVLGYAPPLCCTDGDIDAILERTALTLDQTLEDPDIRRALR